In Comamonadaceae bacterium OS-1, a single window of DNA contains:
- the eda gene encoding KHG/KDPG aldolase has product MGLSNHTGRWTALQVMQDAPVIPVIVLNDVAHAVPLARALVAGGIRMLEVTLRTPQALECIERIAKEVPDAVIGAGTIRSAADAQAAAKAGALFGVSPGYTRTVGMACRDAGLALLPGVATGSEIMMAQEDGFTELKFFPAMQAGGPAMLKAWSGPFFDVKFCPTGGVTLQNAPEFLALPNVVCVGGSWIVPTDAMIAGDWGRITQLCLDTAALKKKA; this is encoded by the coding sequence ATGGGTCTAAGCAACCACACCGGCCGTTGGACGGCCCTGCAAGTCATGCAAGACGCACCGGTCATCCCGGTCATCGTGCTCAACGACGTGGCCCACGCCGTGCCCTTGGCGCGGGCGCTGGTCGCTGGCGGCATCCGCATGCTGGAAGTCACGCTGCGCACCCCGCAGGCGCTGGAATGCATTGAGCGCATCGCCAAGGAAGTGCCCGATGCCGTCATCGGCGCTGGCACCATCCGCAGCGCCGCCGACGCGCAAGCCGCCGCCAAGGCCGGTGCCCTGTTTGGCGTGAGCCCCGGCTACACCCGCACCGTGGGCATGGCCTGCCGCGATGCAGGTCTGGCGCTGTTGCCCGGCGTGGCCACCGGTAGCGAAATCATGATGGCCCAGGAAGACGGCTTCACCGAACTCAAGTTCTTCCCCGCCATGCAAGCCGGTGGTCCGGCCATGCTGAAGGCCTGGAGCGGCCCGTTCTTTGACGTGAAGTTCTGCCCCACCGGCGGTGTGACGCTGCAAAACGCGCCTGAATTTTTGGCGCTGCCCAATGTGGTGTGCGTGGGCGGCTCGTGGATCGTGCCCACCGATGCCATGATTGCAGGCGACTGGGGGCGGATTACCCAGCTGTGCCTGGACACGGCGGCCTTGAAGAAGAAGGCCTGA
- the ettA gene encoding energy-dependent translational throttle protein EttA — translation MAQYVFTMNRVGKIVPPKRHILKDISLSFFPGAKIGVLGTNGSGKSTLLKIMAGLDKDIEGEAQPMAGLNIGYLPQEPQLDPTQTVRESVEAAMGKVFSAKARLEEVYTAYGEEDADFDALAAEQAELEAIIATAGTDSEHQLEIAADALRLPPWDAVVGVLSGGEKRRVALCRLLLSKPDMLLLDEPTNHLDAESVDWLEQFLQRYSGTVVAITHDRYFLDNAAEWILELDRGSGIPYKGNYSDWLTQKGARLEAEQKGEEARAKALKKELEWSRQNPKARQAKSKARLARFEELSDFEYQKRNETNEIFIPVADRLGHEVIEFVNVTKSFGDRVLIDNLSFKIPAGAIVGIIGPNGAGKSTLFKLIAGKEKADSGEVKIGSTVKMAFVDQHRDDLSNEKTVWEDVSGGLDILNVGKFQMASRAYCGRFNFNGADQQKKVGMLSGGERGRLHLAKTLIAGGNVLMLDEPSNDLDVETLRALEDALLEFAGTMLVISHDRWFLDRIATHILAAEGDSQWTFFDGNYQEYEADKKKRLGEEGAKPKRMRYKALK, via the coding sequence ATGGCCCAGTACGTATTTACCATGAACCGCGTCGGCAAGATCGTGCCGCCCAAGCGCCACATTCTCAAAGACATTTCGCTCAGCTTTTTTCCCGGCGCCAAGATCGGCGTGCTGGGTACCAACGGCTCGGGCAAGTCCACCCTGCTCAAGATCATGGCCGGGCTGGACAAGGACATTGAAGGCGAAGCCCAGCCCATGGCGGGCCTGAACATCGGCTACCTGCCCCAGGAACCCCAGTTGGACCCTACCCAGACGGTGCGCGAAAGCGTCGAAGCCGCCATGGGCAAGGTGTTCTCTGCCAAGGCACGCCTGGAAGAGGTCTACACCGCCTACGGTGAAGAAGATGCCGACTTTGATGCACTGGCTGCCGAGCAGGCCGAGCTGGAAGCCATCATCGCCACCGCAGGCACCGACTCCGAGCACCAACTGGAAATCGCCGCCGACGCGCTGCGCCTGCCACCGTGGGATGCCGTGGTGGGTGTGCTGTCCGGCGGTGAAAAGCGCCGCGTGGCGCTGTGCCGCCTGCTGCTGAGCAAGCCTGACATGTTGCTGTTGGATGAGCCAACCAACCACTTGGACGCCGAATCGGTGGACTGGCTGGAGCAGTTCCTGCAGCGCTATTCCGGCACCGTGGTGGCCATCACCCATGACCGCTACTTCCTGGACAACGCCGCCGAATGGATTCTGGAACTGGACCGGGGCTCCGGCATTCCGTACAAGGGCAATTACTCCGACTGGCTGACCCAAAAGGGCGCACGCCTGGAAGCCGAGCAAAAGGGCGAAGAAGCCCGTGCCAAGGCCCTGAAGAAAGAATTGGAATGGTCGCGCCAGAACCCCAAGGCCCGCCAGGCCAAGAGCAAGGCCCGTCTGGCCCGCTTTGAAGAACTGAGCGACTTCGAATACCAAAAGCGCAACGAAACCAACGAAATCTTCATCCCCGTGGCCGACCGCCTGGGCCATGAAGTGATCGAATTCGTCAACGTCACCAAGTCCTTTGGCGACCGCGTGCTGATCGACAACCTGAGCTTCAAGATTCCTGCCGGTGCCATCGTCGGCATCATCGGCCCCAACGGTGCCGGTAAATCCACGCTGTTCAAGCTGATCGCAGGCAAGGAAAAGGCCGATTCGGGTGAAGTGAAGATCGGCTCCACCGTCAAAATGGCCTTTGTGGACCAGCACCGCGACGACTTGTCGAACGAAAAGACCGTCTGGGAAGACGTGTCGGGCGGCCTCGACATTTTGAACGTGGGCAAGTTCCAGATGGCAAGCCGCGCCTACTGTGGCCGCTTCAACTTCAACGGTGCCGACCAGCAGAAAAAGGTGGGCATGCTCTCCGGTGGTGAGCGGGGCCGTTTGCACCTGGCCAAGACCCTGATCGCGGGCGGCAACGTGCTGATGCTGGATGAGCCGTCCAACGATCTGGACGTGGAAACCCTGCGCGCTCTGGAAGACGCACTGCTGGAATTCGCAGGCACCATGCTGGTCATCAGCCATGACCGCTGGTTCCTGGACCGTATCGCCACCCACATCCTGGCGGCAGAAGGCGACAGCCAGTGGACCTTCTTCGACGGCAACTACCAAGAGTACGAAGCCGACAAGAAGAAGCGCCTGGGCGAAGAGGGTGCCAAGCCCAAACGCATGCGCTACAAGGCGCTGAAGTAA
- the gloA_1 gene encoding lactoylglutathione lyase, translated as MLRVGNLQRSIDFYTQVLGMQLLRMSENAEYKYTLAFVGYGSNPDHAELELTYNHGVDSYELGTAYGHIALAVPDAYAACEKIKVAGGQVTREAGPVKGGTTVIAFVTDPDGYKIELIQRAEHAGGSGI; from the coding sequence ATGCTGCGCGTTGGCAACCTGCAGCGCTCCATCGACTTCTACACCCAGGTTCTGGGCATGCAACTGCTGCGCATGTCGGAAAACGCCGAGTACAAATACACCCTGGCCTTCGTCGGCTACGGCAGTAACCCCGACCATGCCGAGTTGGAGCTGACCTACAACCACGGCGTGGACAGCTATGAGCTCGGCACCGCCTACGGCCACATCGCCCTGGCCGTGCCCGATGCCTATGCTGCCTGCGAGAAGATCAAGGTCGCCGGTGGCCAGGTCACGCGCGAAGCCGGTCCGGTCAAGGGCGGCACCACGGTGATTGCTTTTGTGACCGACCCCGACGGCTACAAGATCGAGCTGATCCAGCGCGCGGAACACGCAGGCGGCTCCGGCATTTAA
- the rhlE_2 gene encoding ATP-dependent RNA helicase RhlE, whose product MNFEELNLAPAILKAVQEQGYTEPTPIQAQAIPVVLAGHDLLGGAQTGTGKTAAFTLPLLQRLTESAPATNKFGGKGIRALVLTPTRELAAQVEESVQTYGKYLELSSTVIFGGVGMNPQITKVKKGVDILVATPGRLLDLMQQGVLDLGQVQILVLDEADRMLDMGFIHDVKKVLAAVPKDKQSLLFSATFSDEIRDLAATLLKNPQSVQVTPRNTTVQRITQVIHPVGRGKKKALLAHIIQEHNWSQVLVFTRTKFGANNVAEFLEKNGITAMALHGNKSQSARTQALQGFKSGDVRALVATDIAARGIDIDDLPHVVNYEIPNVCEDYVHRIGRTGRAGAEGAAVNLVCLDEEGFMQDIERFTKQEIAVQVIEGFMPEPNERAEPIAMGRQTIWGGAGKPPSRDVMQAAAKAARTEMLQRVRDSKGANGDGAGRGNGGGHGGGNGGPRSNAPRSGPRPPQGDGMAPRPQGARPPQGGRGGRPGGPGGARAGGGGYGGGNAGGGYGGGNSYGGGGNGNGGGYGGGAQPDHTRSASMGGQGPAPRPAQGGQPDPMRTSVDSMLDRGRRGGFGGGNRNGGGGGGYGGGNGGGNGGGGFGGGRSGGGGSRGPGGPRGSFGR is encoded by the coding sequence ATGAACTTTGAAGAACTGAATCTGGCCCCGGCCATTCTGAAGGCCGTGCAAGAGCAAGGCTATACCGAGCCCACCCCCATCCAGGCACAGGCCATTCCGGTCGTCCTGGCCGGGCACGATCTGCTCGGCGGTGCGCAAACCGGCACCGGCAAAACGGCAGCGTTCACCCTGCCCCTGCTGCAGCGCCTGACCGAGAGCGCTCCGGCAACCAACAAATTTGGTGGCAAGGGCATCCGTGCCCTGGTGCTCACCCCCACCCGCGAACTCGCCGCCCAGGTGGAAGAGTCGGTGCAAACCTACGGTAAATACCTGGAACTGAGCTCCACCGTGATCTTTGGTGGCGTGGGTATGAACCCGCAAATCACCAAGGTCAAAAAAGGCGTGGACATTCTGGTGGCCACCCCGGGCCGTCTGCTCGACCTGATGCAACAAGGCGTGCTGGACCTGGGCCAGGTGCAAATCCTGGTGCTGGACGAAGCCGACCGCATGCTCGACATGGGCTTCATCCATGACGTGAAAAAAGTGCTGGCCGCCGTGCCCAAAGACAAGCAAAGCCTGCTGTTCTCGGCCACCTTCAGCGATGAAATCCGTGACCTCGCCGCCACGCTGCTGAAGAACCCGCAAAGCGTGCAGGTCACGCCGCGCAACACCACCGTGCAGCGCATCACCCAGGTGATCCACCCGGTCGGCCGCGGCAAGAAAAAGGCCTTGCTGGCCCACATCATCCAGGAACACAACTGGAGCCAGGTGCTGGTGTTCACCCGTACCAAGTTCGGTGCCAACAACGTGGCCGAATTCCTGGAAAAGAACGGTATCACCGCGATGGCACTGCATGGCAACAAGAGCCAGTCGGCCCGTACCCAGGCCCTGCAAGGCTTCAAAAGCGGCGATGTGCGCGCCCTGGTGGCCACCGATATCGCGGCCCGCGGTATCGACATCGACGACCTGCCGCACGTGGTCAACTACGAAATCCCGAACGTCTGCGAAGACTATGTGCACCGCATTGGCCGTACCGGTCGCGCCGGTGCCGAAGGCGCTGCCGTCAACCTGGTGTGCCTGGACGAAGAAGGCTTCATGCAGGACATCGAACGCTTCACCAAGCAAGAAATTGCCGTGCAAGTGATCGAAGGCTTCATGCCCGAACCCAATGAGCGTGCAGAACCCATCGCCATGGGTCGCCAGACGATCTGGGGCGGTGCCGGCAAGCCGCCGAGCCGCGACGTGATGCAGGCCGCTGCCAAAGCTGCCCGCACTGAAATGCTGCAGCGCGTGCGCGACAGCAAGGGTGCCAACGGCGACGGCGCTGGCCGTGGCAACGGTGGCGGTCATGGTGGCGGAAACGGCGGCCCCCGCAGCAATGCCCCCCGCAGTGGTCCACGGCCCCCGCAAGGCGACGGCATGGCTCCCCGCCCCCAAGGCGCTCGTCCACCCCAGGGTGGTCGTGGTGGCCGTCCTGGCGGCCCTGGCGGTGCACGCGCCGGTGGCGGCGGCTACGGCGGTGGCAATGCAGGCGGTGGTTACGGTGGCGGCAACAGCTACGGTGGTGGCGGTAACGGAAACGGCGGCGGCTACGGCGGCGGTGCCCAGCCGGACCACACCCGTTCCGCATCCATGGGCGGCCAGGGCCCTGCGCCCCGCCCGGCCCAAGGCGGCCAGCCTGACCCGATGCGCACCAGCGTAGACAGCATGCTCGACCGTGGTCGCCGTGGCGGCTTCGGCGGCGGCAACCGCAATGGTGGCGGTGGTGGCGGCTACGGTGGTGGCAATGGCGGTGGGAACGGTGGCGGCGGCTTCGGCGGTGGCCGCAGCGGTGGTGGCGGATCGCGCGGCCCCGGCGGCCCACGCGGTTCGTTCGGCCGCTGA